From a region of the Cucumis sativus cultivar 9930 chromosome 6, Cucumber_9930_V3, whole genome shotgun sequence genome:
- the LOC101218607 gene encoding vesicle-associated membrane protein 714 — MAILYAVVARGTVILAEFSAVTGNTGAVVRRILEKLPNEADSRLCFSQERYIFHILRSDGLTFLCMANDTFGRRIPFSYLEDIHMRFMKNYGRVAHYAPAYAMNDEFSRVLHQQMEFFSSNPSADTLSRVRGEVNEVRTIMVDNIEKILERGDRIELLVDKTATMQDGAFHFKKQSKRLRQALWMKNAKLLALMTCLIVVLLYAIVAAFCGGVTLSSCRS, encoded by the exons TCCTGTATGCCGTCGTGGCACGAGGTACGGTGATTTTGGCGGAGTTCAGTGCCGTTACTGGAAATACTGGCGCCGTCGTGCGTCGGATCCTTGAGAAGCTGCCGAATGAAGCAGACTCTAGGCTCTGTTTCTCTCAAGAACGCTACATCTTTCACATTCTGAGATCCGATGGCTTAACCTTCCTCTGTATGGCTAACGATACATTCGGCA GGAGgattcctttttcttatttggaaGACATACATATGCGGTTCATGAAAAATTATGGTCGAGTGGCCCATTATGCTCCTGCATATGCAATGAATGATGAATTTTCAAGAGTTTTACATCAACAAATGGAATTTTTTTCCAGCAATCCCAGTGCTGATACCCTCAGCCGTGTTAGAGGTGAAGTAAATGAG GTACGTACAATTATGGTGGACAATATCGAAAAAATATTGGAGAGAGGTGATCGTATTGAACTGCTTGTTGATAAAACTGCAACAATGCAAGATGGTGCATTCCATTTCAAGAAACAGTCCAAGCGACTTCGTCAGGCTCTTTGGATGAAAAATGCTAAACTTTT AGCCCTGATGACATGCTTGATCGTAGTATTGCTATATGCAATAGTTGCTGCTTTCTGCGGGGGAGTTACTCTATCTTCTTGCAGATCTTAG
- the LOC101202909 gene encoding probable F-box protein At2g36090, translating into MSPPPSFSSGEDAIAALHSDILQTHILTRLDGAALTSTASTSSRFRSLSSEDQLWRRVCSTSWPSITHPKLQQLISAFPSKHQSFFSDVFPVLDCCSLRCDLDYRYSTTVELISAVDIHYKNKLLFSKVHSIETETNWFLCSPFRVDLIDPKDSIPSPIRRSEKYEDWLGHLEENLTVSWVIIDPIKNRAANISSRQPVKVRRHWLSGEIQVQYTTVMGGDRRAGSAVEMVECAVVVSCGEKEEEGMEMSVTEVSMQMLDMEGKHLNGKDSLGILKEAMEKGKRISAKKGDGKLRYEEYEEMKKKRKARKERIENGLDMLCIFTGIAILLSFSSFIFFST; encoded by the coding sequence ATGTCTCCTCCTCCTTCGTTTTCCTCCGGCGAAGACGCCATTGCAGCCCTCCACTCTGACATCCTTCAAACTCATATTCTCACCCGTCTCGACGGTGCAGCTTTAACCTCTACTGCGTCGACCTCTTCACGTTTCCGTAGTCTCTCCAGCGAAGACCAACTCTGGCGTCGCGTTTGCTCCACCTCGTGGCCGTCAATCACTCATCCCAAACTACAGCAACTCATCTCCGCCTTCCCTTCCAAACACCAATCCTTCTTCTCCGATGTATTTCCAGTCCTGGATTGCTGCTCTCTCCGTTGCGACCTCGACTACCGTTATTCCACGACCGTGGAATTAATCTCCGCCGTTGACAttcattacaaaaacaaactcCTCTTCTCGAAAGTCCATTCAATCGAAACCGAAACGAATTGGTTTCTGTGTTCCCCTTTCCGCGTCGACCTAATCGATCCAAAGGACTCAATTCCATCGCCAATTAGACGAAGCGAGAAATACGAAGATTGGTTAGGGCATCTAGAGGAAAACCTAACAGTGAGTTGGGTAATAATCGATCCAATAAAGAATCGAGCGGCGAACATCTCGAGTAGACAGCCAGTGAAAGTGCGAAGACATTGGTTGTCCGGGGAGATACAAGTCCAATACACGACGGTGATGGGCGGGGATCGGAGAGCCGGGTCGGCGGTGGAGATGGTGGAGTGTGCGGTGGTGGTGAGTTGTggggagaaggaagaagaagggatgGAGATGAGTGTAACGGAGGTGAGTATGCAGATGTTAGATATGGAAGGGAAGCATTTGAATGGGAAAGATAGTTTGGGGATTTTAAAGGAAGCCATGGAAAAGGGGAAGAGAATTAGTGCAAAAAAAGGAGATGGGAAATTAAGATATGAAGAATAcgaagagatgaagaagaagaggaaagcGAGGAAGGAGAGGATTGAGAATGGTTTGGATATGCTCTGTATTTTCACCGGAATCGCcattcttttatctttctcttccttcatcttcttctccacaTAA